A section of the Burkholderia mallei ATCC 23344 genome encodes:
- the hpnJ gene encoding hopanoid biosynthesis associated radical SAM protein HpnJ produces MKTLFLQAPSYDGFDGGAGSRYQAKREIRSFWYPTWLAQPAALVPGSRVVDAPADGLSVEDTLKIAKDYDLVIIHTSTPSFPTDAMFAEDLKKMKPSMLVGMVGAKVAVDPHNSLTATQAIDFVCREEFDYTCKDIAEGKPFAEILGMSYRAKDGSIEHNGPRPMIENMDELPFVAPVYKRDLKIDNYFIGYLNYPYVSIYTGRGCRSKCTFCLWPQTVGGHRYRVRSVESVLAEVKWIRDNMPEVKEIMFDDDTFTDFKPRVEEIARGLGKLGVTWSCNAKANVPYSTLKIMKENGLRLLLVGYESGDDQILLNIKKGLRTDIARRFNEDCKKLGIKIHGTFILGLPGETKETIKKTIEYAKEINPHTIQVSLAAPYPGTRLYNQAIENGWMEENKTINLVSKEGVQLAAIGYPHLPKEEIYHQLEHFYREFYFRPSKIWEILREMLTSWDMMKRRLREGVEFFRFLRAHEA; encoded by the coding sequence ATGAAAACGCTGTTCTTGCAGGCACCGTCGTACGACGGCTTCGACGGCGGCGCGGGCTCCCGCTACCAGGCGAAGCGCGAGATCCGATCCTTCTGGTATCCGACCTGGCTCGCGCAGCCGGCCGCGCTCGTGCCGGGCAGCCGCGTCGTCGACGCGCCCGCGGACGGCCTGTCGGTCGAGGACACGCTCAAGATCGCGAAGGACTACGATCTCGTGATCATCCACACGAGCACGCCGTCGTTCCCGACCGATGCGATGTTCGCGGAAGACCTGAAGAAGATGAAGCCGTCGATGCTCGTCGGCATGGTCGGCGCGAAGGTCGCGGTCGATCCGCACAACTCGCTCACCGCGACGCAAGCGATCGATTTCGTCTGCCGCGAGGAATTCGACTACACGTGCAAGGACATCGCCGAGGGCAAGCCGTTCGCCGAGATCCTCGGGATGAGCTACCGCGCGAAGGACGGCTCGATCGAGCATAACGGCCCGCGTCCGATGATCGAGAACATGGACGAGCTGCCGTTCGTCGCGCCCGTCTACAAGCGCGACCTGAAGATCGACAACTACTTCATCGGCTATCTGAACTACCCGTACGTGTCGATCTACACGGGCCGCGGCTGCCGCTCGAAGTGCACGTTCTGCCTGTGGCCGCAGACGGTCGGCGGCCATCGCTACCGCGTGCGCTCGGTCGAGAGCGTGCTCGCGGAAGTGAAGTGGATCCGCGACAACATGCCGGAAGTGAAGGAGATCATGTTCGACGACGACACCTTCACCGATTTCAAGCCGCGCGTCGAGGAAATCGCGCGCGGGCTCGGCAAGCTCGGCGTCACGTGGTCGTGCAACGCGAAGGCGAACGTGCCGTATTCGACGCTGAAGATCATGAAGGAGAACGGCCTGCGGCTGCTGCTCGTCGGCTACGAGTCGGGCGACGACCAGATCCTGCTGAACATCAAGAAGGGCTTGCGCACGGACATCGCGCGCCGCTTCAACGAGGATTGCAAGAAGCTCGGCATCAAGATCCACGGCACCTTCATCCTCGGCCTGCCGGGCGAGACGAAGGAAACGATCAAGAAGACGATCGAGTACGCGAAGGAAATCAATCCGCACACGATCCAGGTGTCGCTCGCCGCGCCGTATCCGGGCACGCGCCTGTACAACCAGGCGATCGAGAACGGCTGGATGGAAGAGAACAAGACGATCAATCTCGTCAGCAAGGAGGGGGTGCAGCTCGCCGCGATCGGCTATCCGCACCTGCCGAAGGAAGAGATCTATCATCAGCTCGAGCATTTCTATCGCGAGTTCTATTTCCGCCCGTCGAAGATCTGGGAAATCCTGCGCGAGATGCTGACGAGCTGGGACATGATGAAGCGCCGCCTGCGCGAGGGCGTCGAGTTCTTCCGCTTCCTGCGCGCGCACGAGGCGTGA
- the hpnK gene encoding hopanoid biosynthesis-associated protein HpnK encodes MAACDAAPRALIFTADDFGLHERVNAAVERAHRDGVLSAASLMVGAPAARDAIERAKRLPSLAVGLHIVLADGPATLPAHAIAALVGPDGRFCDAMAKDGCRFFFLPHVRAQLRREIRAQFEAFASTGLVLDHVNTHKHFHLHPTVLSMIVDIGREFGLAAMRLPYEPSTPFWLKPWIALVRARLDRAGIAHNDYVVGIEHTGAMDEAALLAALAKLPAGVGEIYSHPAEAGDGPITPSMRDYRPADELAALLSPRVAAAVQAAGVACGGFADVFGGGARARMPRGARISGAQPS; translated from the coding sequence GTGGCGGCTTGTGACGCGGCGCCGCGCGCGCTGATCTTCACGGCGGACGACTTCGGCCTGCATGAGCGGGTCAACGCGGCCGTCGAGCGTGCGCACCGCGACGGCGTGCTGTCGGCCGCGAGCCTGATGGTCGGCGCGCCGGCCGCGCGCGACGCGATCGAGCGGGCGAAGCGCCTGCCATCGCTCGCCGTCGGCCTGCACATCGTGCTCGCCGACGGCCCCGCGACGCTGCCCGCGCATGCGATTGCGGCGCTCGTCGGCCCCGACGGGCGCTTTTGCGACGCGATGGCGAAGGACGGCTGCCGCTTCTTCTTCCTGCCGCACGTGCGGGCGCAACTGCGCCGCGAGATCCGCGCGCAGTTCGAAGCGTTCGCGTCGACCGGGCTCGTGCTCGATCACGTGAACACGCACAAGCATTTCCATCTGCATCCGACCGTGCTGTCGATGATCGTCGACATCGGCCGCGAGTTCGGGCTTGCCGCGATGCGGCTGCCGTACGAGCCTTCGACGCCGTTCTGGCTGAAGCCGTGGATCGCGCTCGTGCGCGCGCGGCTCGACCGCGCGGGCATCGCGCACAACGATTACGTCGTCGGCATCGAACACACGGGCGCGATGGACGAGGCGGCGCTGCTCGCCGCGCTCGCGAAGCTGCCGGCGGGCGTCGGCGAGATCTATTCCCATCCGGCCGAGGCGGGCGACGGCCCGATCACGCCTTCGATGCGCGACTACCGGCCGGCCGACGAGCTTGCCGCGCTGCTGTCGCCGCGCGTCGCGGCCGCGGTGCAGGCGGCGGGCGTCGCGTGCGGCGGCTTCGCCGACGTGTTCGGCGGCGGCGCGCGTGCGCGGATGCCGCGCGGCGCGCGGATCAGCGGAGCGCAGCCGTCATGA